In Allomuricauda ruestringensis DSM 13258, the following proteins share a genomic window:
- a CDS encoding HNH endonuclease → MERNNWSKEETIIAFNVYCKIPFKSSSKTNPTIIKYANIIGRSPSALNMKVGNFGRLDPDLRKQGIVGLGNGSKLDEVVWNEFNGNWEKLAFESEELIAKFQNKTIEESEGINLDDLTEGKERETIVKTRVNQSFFRSTILSSYNLKCCITGLSIPDFLVASHIKPWAKDKENRINPHNGLCLNSIHDKAFDKGFITITPDYKIVLSSLFENYPNEEAVNDFFKKHKNQKINLPDRFLPSKEFLEYHYENIFIK, encoded by the coding sequence ATGGAGAGAAACAATTGGTCAAAAGAAGAAACTATTATTGCTTTTAATGTGTATTGTAAAATACCTTTTAAAAGTAGTAGTAAGACCAATCCAACCATTATAAAATACGCAAATATCATTGGGCGTTCTCCGTCAGCACTGAATATGAAGGTTGGAAATTTTGGAAGACTTGACCCTGATTTGAGAAAACAAGGAATCGTTGGTTTAGGAAATGGCAGTAAACTTGATGAGGTTGTTTGGAATGAATTTAATGGAAATTGGGAAAAACTTGCTTTTGAAAGTGAAGAATTGATTGCTAAGTTTCAAAACAAAACCATTGAAGAAAGTGAAGGAATAAATTTAGATGATTTAACCGAAGGAAAGGAACGAGAAACAATTGTAAAAACAAGGGTTAATCAGAGCTTCTTTAGAAGCACAATACTTTCATCCTACAATTTAAAATGTTGCATAACAGGACTGTCAATACCTGATTTTTTGGTGGCAAGTCATATAAAACCTTGGGCAAAAGATAAAGAGAACAGAATTAATCCGCATAATGGACTTTGTTTAAATTCTATTCACGATAAAGCATTTGATAAAGGTTTTATTACAATTACACCTGATTACAAAATTGTACTTTCAAGTCTTTTTGAGAACTATCCAAACGAAGAAGCTGTAAATGACTTTTTCAAAAAACACAAAAACCAAAAAATCAATTTGCCCGATAGGTTTTTACCATCAAAAGAATTTTTAGAATATCATTATGAGAATATATTTATCAAATAA
- the pbpC gene encoding penicillin-binding protein 1C, which translates to MKFFLSALKKTILKHRIKVVLLSIVLILWLFCLPKNLFKDPTSTVVDSSEGSLIGARIADDGQWRFPQMDSVPERFKQSILLFEDEYFYNHPGFNPISIIKAIGHNLTKETRRGGSTITQQVIRLSRKNQSRTYWEKLIEVFMATRLELRHSKEEILKLYASHTPYGGNVVGLETAAWRYFGIPAHELSWGQSAALAVLPNAPALIFPGRNEQTFMDKRNRLLKKLWEKEVIDETTYELAIAEPLPQKPMPLPDIAPHLTERIRNEHPGERITTSVQRPLQHRLNLLAERHYRQLQSNEIHNLAILVLDVETRKVLGYVGNSPSAEEHSNYVDIITKKRSTGSTLKPFLFASLLDEGALLPNSLVEDVPTVINGYNPQNFDLKHVGAVPASKALSRSLNVPAVRLLREYGLQKFYNKLHKMEMESLDKPASYYGLSLILGGAESSLWEVTSTYASMASSLNYFLKHSSTYRNQEFTEASYLQNETKDFGEERFDPLVFGAGAIYSTFQSMYEVNRPEGDENWQFFDSSQPIAWKTGTSFGFKDAWAVGVTPKYAIGVWVGNADGEGRPGLTGITAAAPLLFDVLDALPQSGWFQEPFDDLTEIEVCAQSGFRASIYCDDIKKEFVPTHGTRSGACPYHQQVFLDASEKFRVNSECYPLGDMMAKNWLVLPPILEYYYTSSNPNYKPLPPYLDGCSTLENNLMEFIYPKKNEAVLLPKNLGNKTSEIILKLAHQQSDAVVYWYLDETFVGKTENFHELILAIEPGEYVLTAVDNQGNRVQQLVEVRSASGN; encoded by the coding sequence ATGAAGTTTTTTTTATCAGCCCTAAAAAAAACCATTTTAAAACACCGAATCAAGGTTGTCCTTTTATCCATTGTATTGATTTTATGGCTATTCTGTTTGCCAAAAAATCTGTTCAAAGACCCCACCTCAACGGTTGTCGACAGTTCGGAAGGTTCCCTGATCGGTGCTCGCATAGCTGATGATGGTCAATGGCGGTTCCCGCAAATGGATTCTGTTCCGGAACGCTTCAAGCAGAGTATTTTACTGTTTGAGGACGAGTATTTTTATAATCATCCCGGGTTTAACCCAATCTCCATTATCAAGGCCATTGGGCACAACCTCACCAAAGAAACCCGAAGGGGTGGCAGCACCATCACTCAGCAGGTCATCCGTTTGAGCCGAAAAAATCAAAGCAGAACCTATTGGGAAAAACTCATCGAAGTCTTTATGGCCACTCGGCTGGAATTACGGCACTCCAAAGAAGAAATTTTAAAACTCTATGCCTCCCACACACCTTACGGGGGCAATGTAGTAGGTTTGGAAACGGCTGCATGGCGATATTTTGGAATCCCCGCCCACGAATTGAGCTGGGGGCAATCGGCTGCGCTGGCGGTTTTACCCAATGCCCCGGCATTGATTTTCCCCGGAAGAAACGAACAAACCTTTATGGACAAACGAAACCGATTATTGAAAAAATTGTGGGAGAAAGAGGTCATTGACGAAACTACTTACGAATTGGCCATTGCCGAACCACTTCCACAAAAACCAATGCCACTGCCCGATATAGCTCCCCATCTTACGGAACGTATCCGAAACGAGCATCCTGGTGAACGTATAACCACTTCTGTGCAAAGACCGTTACAACATCGATTGAATCTTTTGGCCGAACGGCATTATCGGCAGTTGCAGAGCAACGAAATCCACAATTTGGCTATTTTGGTCTTAGATGTGGAAACCCGAAAAGTGCTTGGGTATGTGGGAAATTCACCTTCAGCGGAAGAGCATTCAAACTACGTGGACATCATCACTAAAAAAAGAAGTACTGGGAGTACCTTAAAGCCATTTTTGTTTGCTTCTTTATTGGATGAGGGAGCATTGTTGCCGAATAGTCTGGTCGAAGACGTTCCCACCGTGATCAACGGATACAACCCTCAAAATTTTGATTTGAAACATGTAGGTGCCGTACCCGCCAGTAAAGCCCTTTCCCGTTCGTTGAATGTACCCGCGGTTAGATTGTTGCGGGAATATGGACTTCAAAAATTCTATAACAAACTCCATAAAATGGAAATGGAATCGTTGGATAAACCCGCTTCCTACTACGGCCTCTCCTTGATTCTTGGTGGTGCCGAGAGTTCCCTTTGGGAAGTGACTTCCACATACGCCTCCATGGCTTCCAGTCTGAATTATTTTTTGAAACATTCCAGCACCTATAGAAACCAAGAGTTTACAGAAGCCTCTTATCTACAGAATGAGACCAAAGATTTTGGGGAAGAGCGGTTTGACCCCTTGGTTTTTGGCGCAGGAGCCATTTATAGCACATTCCAGTCCATGTACGAAGTCAACCGACCGGAAGGTGACGAAAACTGGCAGTTTTTTGATTCCTCACAACCTATTGCATGGAAAACGGGGACCAGTTTTGGCTTTAAGGATGCATGGGCCGTAGGGGTTACTCCAAAATATGCCATTGGGGTTTGGGTGGGCAATGCCGATGGAGAAGGCAGACCCGGACTTACAGGAATCACCGCAGCCGCTCCCTTACTTTTCGACGTTTTGGATGCGCTGCCCCAAAGCGGTTGGTTCCAAGAACCTTTTGATGACCTTACCGAAATTGAAGTATGTGCTCAAAGTGGATTTCGGGCTTCCATTTATTGTGATGACATAAAAAAAGAATTCGTGCCGACCCACGGCACCCGAAGCGGAGCTTGTCCGTATCATCAGCAGGTGTTTTTAGATGCTTCGGAGAAATTTAGGGTGAATTCCGAGTGTTATCCGTTGGGGGATATGATGGCCAAAAATTGGTTGGTGCTCCCTCCTATTTTGGAATATTATTATACATCTTCCAATCCCAATTACAAACCTTTACCGCCTTATTTAGATGGTTGTTCCACATTGGAAAACAATTTAATGGAATTCATTTACCCAAAAAAAAACGAAGCTGTCCTCCTCCCGAAAAATTTGGGTAACAAAACATCGGAAATCATTTTAAAATTGGCCCATCAACAATCCGATGCCGTAGTGTATTGGTATTTGGATGAAACTTTTGTGGGCAAGACCGAAAATTTCCATGAACTCATCTTGGCTATTGAACCAGGGGAGTATGTCCTTACTGCTGTCGATAATCAAGGCAACCGAGTACAACAGTTGGTGGAAGTGCGCTCGGCGTCGGGGAACTAA
- a CDS encoding DNA cytosine methyltransferase, whose translation MQSFPKTYIFKTTSIAKTAHMIGNAVPPEYAEAIGKAIVVNHQR comes from the coding sequence ATACAATCTTTCCCTAAAACTTATATCTTCAAAACAACGAGTATAGCAAAAACAGCCCATATGATTGGCAATGCCGTGCCGCCAGAATATGCGGAAGCGATTGGGAAAGCTATTGTAGTAAATCATCAAAGATAA